Proteins encoded within one genomic window of Besnoitia besnoiti strain Bb-Ger1 chromosome II, whole genome shotgun sequence:
- a CDS encoding protease inhibitor PI1 (encoded by transcript BESB_038920): MTATSSSTLVRLYCILVSAWREDPDDDYNFAFSPYSISALLSILYFGARGTTQDQLKDVYFQGRSPDDAAKCLRDAIPAADRKEEVRDKSDVSSVIVESAHRLYASKELIEHSVSAFDGFRGTVEENLNAEALSADFQTKCEDERRKINEWVAAVTGGKITDILPPASVTSETALLLVGALYFKGEWLKPFSPCEGHGPSKFYRQDPSGATVFQEGIRFMEATQVCNNVFCYRFKHTTRPGFGATVLEVPYIDHRCSMVFFMPDAPADLVKLEEIWHDNPDLLSDLLQEMDETSSTELRDVELKVRLPYFKLGGETMSLLPILKTLGLKDFCSSNADLSGINGSRNMSVSGVFHQCIVEIDETGTEAAAGAAASIACTSIPVIRERKTINVDRSFLFQIRRLRQMRDGRAARSAVSRRDDDVFFVGRVVDMIALQGENE; encoded by the exons ATGACTGCAACTTCCTCAAGCACTTTGGTTAGGCTGTACTGCATCCTAGTCTCCGCATGGCGCGAGGACCCGGATGACGACTACAATTTCGCGTTCTCTCCATACTCAATCAGCGCGCTCCTCTCTATTCTCTATTTTGGCGCCAGGGGAACGACGCAGGACCAGCTCAAGGACGTGTACTTTCAAGGTCGTTCGCCTGACGACGCGGCAAAATGCCTGCGAGACGCTATCCCTGCAGCCGATCGAAAA GAGGAGGTTAGAGACAAGTCGGATGTGTCTTCCGTCATCGTCGAGAGCGCGCATCGCCTCTACGCGTCGAAGGAGCTGATCGAACACTCCGTGTCGGCGTTTGACGGGTTTCGAGGAACTGTTGAAGAGAATTTgaacgccgaggcgcttTCAGCCGACTTCCAGACGAAGTGCGAGGATGAGCGACGGAAAATAAACGAATGGGTAGCAGCTGTAACGGGCGGAAAGATAACTGATATCCTTCCGCCGGCATCCGTCACCTCTGAAACggcccttctcctcgtcggcgcacTCTACTTCAAAGGCGAGTGGTTGAAACCGTTCTCGCCGTGCGAGGGACATGGGCCGTCGAAGTTTTACAGACAGGACCCCTCCGGGGCCACTGTTTTCCAAGAGGGAATCAGATTCATGGA AGCGACGCAGGTCTGCAATAACGTTTTCTGCTACCGGTTCAAGCACACAACCCGCCCGGGTTTCGGAGCTACTGTGTTGGAGGTGCCATATATCGATCACCGATGTTCCATGGTTTTCTTCATGCCTGACGCTCCCGCCGACTTGGTAAAGCTTGAGGAAATATGGCATGATAATCCAGACCTTCTCAGTGATTTGCTGCAGGAGATGGATGAGACTTCGAGCACTGAGCTTCGAGACGTAGAACTTAAAGTCAGACTTCCCTACTTTAAACTAGGCGGCGAAACGATGAGCCTGCTACCGATACTCAAAACGCTGGGGCTGAAAGACTTCTGTAGCTCGAACGCGGATTTGTCCGGTATAAACGGGAGTAGAAACATGTCTGTAAGCGGCGTGTTTCATCAGTGCATCGTTGAGATCGACGAAACTGGAacggaggcggccgctggcgcagcggctAGCATCGCCTGCACGTCCATCCCCGTCATTCGAGAAAGGAAGACAATCAACGTTGACCGTTCATTCTTGTTCCAGATTCGACGGCTTCGGCAAATGAGGGACGGGAGGGCAGCGAGGTCCGCAGTTTCTCGTAGAGATGATGACGTATTTTTTGTGGGCAGAGTTGTTGATATGATCGCGCTGCAAGGCGAGAACGAGTGA